In the genome of Mytilus edulis chromosome 3, xbMytEdul2.2, whole genome shotgun sequence, one region contains:
- the LOC139516049 gene encoding uncharacterized protein, translating into MKPNRAQELDWSSKIMDNFKTPCNRYSQTPNLDYDFLDEIFKDLQDVPSCQITDDHTEQMTPSLYDELFQPSSIKKQPATPQLDINLLDEFILQELDFISTELSFYNNNRRGQKVKKRLFSCSIDDEPTPKKLCTVNLSDSYSEDDSEFTWSSIDRS; encoded by the exons ATGAAACCGAATAGAGCTCAAGAATTAGACTGGTCATCGAAAATAATGGACAACTTTAAGACACCTTGCAACAGATACAGTCAAACTCCTAATTTAGATTATG acttCTTAGATGAGATATTCAAAGACCTGCAAGATGTTCCATCATGTCAAATAACAGATGATCATACAGAACAAATGACACCTTCACTGTATGACGAATTGTTTCAACCATCATCAATAAAGAAACAACCGGCAACTCCACAACTGGATATCAATCTCCTAGATGAATTCATTTTACAAGAACTGGACTTCATTTCTACAGAACTGTCTTTTTACAACAATAACAGACGGGGTCAGAAGGTCAAGAAAAGATTGTTTAGCTGTAGTATTGATGATGAACCTACGCCAAAGAAACTATGCACAGTGAACCTATCCGATAGCTATTCAGAGGATGATTCTGAGTTTACATGGTCATCAATTGACCGGAGTTAA